Genomic window (Sulfurovum sp. NBC37-1):
ATCAAACTCAAATATCGCTACCTCGAGCTTAGAACACAAAAAGCATACGATACTTTCAAACTTCGTTCCAAAGCGACCATAGCAACCAGAAATGCCCTCGATGAACTCGGCTTCCTTGAAGTGGAGACTCCTATCCTCACCAAGTCGACACCTGAAGGGGCAAGAGACTACCTTGTACCAAGCCGTGTGCATGGTGGCGAGTTCTATGCTCTGCCACAGTCCCCACAGCTTTTCAAGCAGCTTCTGATGGTTGGCGGATTCGACCGTTATTTTCAGATTGCAAAATGTTTCAGAGATGAAGACCTCAGAGCCGACAGACAGCCGGAGTTCACCCAGATAGACGTCGAAATGTCTTTCTGTGACCAGGAAGACGTCATTACCGTTGCGGAAAAACTCATTTCCGATGTCTTTATCAAATGCGGTTTTGACGTACCGACAAAATTCAACCGTATGACACATAGCGAAGCCATGGAAAAGTACGGTTCAGACAAGCCGGATATGCGTTATGACCTTGCCATGGTGGATGTCATCGATATCTTCGAGAGATGTGACAACGAGATATTCTCAGGCATTGCAAAAATGCCTAAAAAGAACCGTATCAAGGCACTCAGAGTACCCAAAGGCGACGAGATCTTCTCCAAACGCCAGATGAAGGGCTTTGAGGATTATGTACGCAAATTCGGCGCACAGGGGCTGGGCTATTTCCAGATGAAAGAAGACGGACTCAAAGGGCCACTGACCAAATTCTTCACGGAAGACGACATCCAGGCGATCATCGACAGATGTGGCCTTGAAGTTGGTGATGCAGTCTTCTTCGGTGCCGGTGAGAAAAAACTGGTCTGGGACTACATGGGCCGTTTCCGTATCTACCTGGCAGAAACCATGGATATTATCCCTGAAGATACATTCGAGTTCCTCTGGGTTATGGATTTTCCTATGTTCGAAGTTGAAGACGGAAAGGTCAAAGCGCTTCACCACCCGTTCACACAGCCGAAATCGCTTGATTTCAATGATATCGAAGAGATAGAATCGATCGCCTACGATGTGGTCCTTAACGGTACGGAACTTGGCGGAGGGTCCATTCGTATCCACAAAGAGGATGTGCAGGAAGAGGTCTTCAAACTTCTCGGTATCAGCGAAGAAGAAGCACAGAGCAAATTCGGCTTCCTGCTTGATGCGCTCAAGTTCGGTGCACCACCGCACGGTGGTTTCGCACTTGGCCTTGACAGGATGATCATGATCATGACAGGTGCCAGCAGCATCAGGGATGTCATCGCTTTCCCTAAAACGCAAAAAGCCCAGTGTCTACTTACACAGGCGCCAAGCGAAGTGGACAATGAACAGCTGAAAGAGCTCAGCATCCGTGTCAGACAGGCTGCACCTACAGCATAATATACCAAAAAAGGAACAGACATGAAAAAACTATTTTTGATCATCGGAGCACCCGGCTCCGGAAAAACAACAGATGCCAGCATCATTGCAGAAAAACATCCTGACAGGATCGTTCACTACTCGACAGGCGATATGCTCAGAGAAGAAGTAGCAAGCGGTTCGGAACTTGGCAAGACCATTGAGAGCTACATTGCCAAAGGTGCACTGGTACCGCTGAACATCATCATAGACACTATCGTTTCTGCGATCAAGCATGCACCAGTCGATACCATTCTCATTGACGGTTATCCAAGAAGTGAAGAGCAGATGACCGCCTTTGACGAGCTTGTCAGCAAAGAAGACGATATCGATCTTGTTTCTGTCATCGAAGTACGAGTCAGCGAAGAAGTAGCCAGAGAGAGAATTCTCGGACGTAGAGCGGAAGCGGCTCCGGGCGAAGAGAGAAGCGACGACAGCGAAGAGGTATTCAACGACAGAATGAAGATCTACACCGATCCGTTAGGAGCCATCCAGAGATTCTACACGGATAAAGGCCTTCTTACCATTATCAACGGAGAAAGAACACTCGATGAAGTGGTTGACGAAATGGAGAAATTCGTACTCAGCAAGATCTGATCTTATTTCTTCTTTGAGCGGTGCGTGGTTACGCACCCTCCCTCCCCCTACATTCTTCCAATAATTTTCTTTACATTTACATGTTTTACCACTATTTTCATAGACTCAAATAATAAGTATTATTCTTTTAATTTATATTAAAATAAAAATAATAAATATACTTGACATTAATTTATTATTAAACTATACTACTTGAAATCAAACAAATACTTCAAGGAAAATGATGAAAAAAAGTAACCTAAACCTACTTGGAACCGGTATTGCACTGTCACTTGTGACTTCAACTCTTCTACATGCTACGAATGGAGATACACTTATTGGTCTCGGTGCCAAAGCAAGAGGTATGGGTGGAGTCGGTATTGCTGTAACTCATGGTGCAGAATCCGGGTTGGCAAACCCCGCACTTATTACAACTGTTGAAAAAACTGAAATCTCTTTTGGTGGTACAGTCTTCATGCCGGACATCAAAACACAGCTGAATACAAATCCAATGGCACCACTCCCTCCTCAAGCAAAAATGACATCTGATGCAGATATGAACCTTATCCCGGAAGTTTCTCTTGCCAGTAAGATTACTGAAAACTTTTATATAGGTGTCGGTATGTGGGGAACCGGTGGTATGGGTACAGACTACAGTCAGGGTCCTGGTCTCAATCAGACTATCATGAGTGGACAGTTTTCAAACTTCAATATGGTAACTAACCTTCAACTTATGCAGTTTGCAGTTCCTCTTGCCTACAAAATAGAAGGTTTGAGTATTGCCATAGCACCGATTATCATGTATGGTAACCTTGATATCAGCTATACGCTTCCATCTCC
Coding sequences:
- the aspS gene encoding aspartate--tRNA ligase — translated: MRTHYCADVNEQHIGETVTVAGWVASRRDHGGVIFIDLRDKDEVFQLVCDPADNADAHKIAEEVRDQFVLIATGKVRARGEGLENPNLKTGKVEMVVDSLTIENRSKPMPFELNDEKVNEEIKLKYRYLELRTQKAYDTFKLRSKATIATRNALDELGFLEVETPILTKSTPEGARDYLVPSRVHGGEFYALPQSPQLFKQLLMVGGFDRYFQIAKCFRDEDLRADRQPEFTQIDVEMSFCDQEDVITVAEKLISDVFIKCGFDVPTKFNRMTHSEAMEKYGSDKPDMRYDLAMVDVIDIFERCDNEIFSGIAKMPKKNRIKALRVPKGDEIFSKRQMKGFEDYVRKFGAQGLGYFQMKEDGLKGPLTKFFTEDDIQAIIDRCGLEVGDAVFFGAGEKKLVWDYMGRFRIYLAETMDIIPEDTFEFLWVMDFPMFEVEDGKVKALHHPFTQPKSLDFNDIEEIESIAYDVVLNGTELGGGSIRIHKEDVQEEVFKLLGISEEEAQSKFGFLLDALKFGAPPHGGFALGLDRMIMIMTGASSIRDVIAFPKTQKAQCLLTQAPSEVDNEQLKELSIRVRQAAPTA
- a CDS encoding adenylate kinase, which gives rise to MKKLFLIIGAPGSGKTTDASIIAEKHPDRIVHYSTGDMLREEVASGSELGKTIESYIAKGALVPLNIIIDTIVSAIKHAPVDTILIDGYPRSEEQMTAFDELVSKEDDIDLVSVIEVRVSEEVARERILGRRAEAAPGEERSDDSEEVFNDRMKIYTDPLGAIQRFYTDKGLLTIINGERTLDEVVDEMEKFVLSKI